One Theropithecus gelada isolate Dixy chromosome 3, Tgel_1.0, whole genome shotgun sequence genomic window carries:
- the LOC112620139 gene encoding zinc finger and SCAN domain-containing protein 2-like isoform X2 produces the protein MTELASSGGGSPAGDGEEGLGDERGLVIHHPAEEQPYRCLLCGQTFSQQPSLVRHQKAHAGSGRAAAFVCPECGKAFSVKHNLEVHQRTHTGERPFPCPECGRCFSLKQNLLTHQRIHSGEKPHQCAQCGRCFRESRFLLNHQRTHARMPAPHPRRPGVFGERRPYFCPRCGKSFAREGSLKTHQRSHGHGPEGQAAHLGRVL, from the coding sequence ATGACCGAGCTGGCGTCCTCCGGGGGCGGGTCCCCTGCGGGGGACGGGGAGGAGGGTCTGGGGGACGAGCGAGGCCTGGTCATCCACCACCCTGCGGAGGAGCAGCCGTACCGCTGCCTGCTGTGCGGCCAGACCTTCTCGCAGCAGCCCAGCCTGGTGCGGCACCAGAAGGCACACGCCGGGTCGGGCCGCGCGGCTGCCTTCGTGTGCCCCGAGTGCGGCAAGGCCTTCAGCGTCAAGCACAACCTCGAGGTGCACCAGCGCACGCACACCGGGGAGCGGCCCTTTCCCTGCCCCGAGTGCGGCCGCTGCTTCAGTCTCAAGCAGAACCTGCTCACGCACCAGCGTATCCACAGCGGCGAGAAGCCGCACCAGTGCGCGCAGTGCGGCCGCTGCTTCCGCGAGTCGCGCTTCCTGCTCAACCACCAGCGCACCCACGCGCGCATGCCCGCGCCCCACCCGCGCCGCCCTGGCGTTTTCGGGGAGCGGCGGCCCTACTTCTGCCCCCGCTGCGGCAAGAGCTTCGCACGCGAGGGCTCGCTCAAGACCCATCAGCGCAGCCACGGCCACGGGCCCGAGGGCCAGGCGGCCCACTTAGGACGCGTGCTATGA
- the LOC112620139 gene encoding uncharacterized protein LOC112620139 isoform X1 — translation MSGSADRTFRPRNRPPHGRCSGAGAALAAPFSASRAAGELDLPASRGCCAAAATPATAALQRRLRAREAAPCESARGRAGAAARGYRIYRGQSRTLEGGSLRARYRICWVPRRSFPGVGAPRLNYGLVIAAGSAHDRAGVLRGRVPCGGRGGGSGGRARPGHPPPCGGAAVPLPAVRPDLLAAAQPGAAPEGTRRVGPRGCLRVPRVRQGLQRQAQPRDAEWAGSYDPVGAGPIWTWRPGMGCRGGLAGTAPGHEGTSSKKTCLKRCTAVTSGGDWLETGIGGRFQALVDRFPRPGGNRSWGRPHPGCLATGPHCLPLVVGCCLCGELASLPPPGPPLG, via the exons ATGTCTGGATCGGCGGATCGGACGTTCAGGCCCAGGAACCGGCCCCCGCATGGTCGCTGCTCGGGCGCGGGCGCAGCGCTAGCAGCCCCGTTTTCCGCCAGCCGGGCTGCCGGAGAGTTAGACCTCCCAGCCTCACGGGGCTGCTGTGCGGCTGCAGCGACGCCGGCGACTGCGGCGCTGCAGCGGAGACTGAGGGCTCGGGAGGCGGCGCCATGTGAGTCCGCGCGGGGCCGCGCTGGGGCCGCGGCGAGAGGTTACCGTATTTACCGAGGCCAGAGCCGGACCCTCGAGGGCGGGTCACTGCGGGCGCGCTACCGTATTTGCTGGGTCCCGCGCAGGTCCTTTCCGGGAGTGGGAGCGCCGCGACTTAATTAC GGACTGGTGATTGCAGCTGGAAGTGCCCATGACCGAGCTGGCGTCCTCCGGGGGCGGGTCCCCTGCGGGGGACGGGGAGGAGGGTCTGGGGGACGAGCGAGGCCTGGTCATCCACCACCCTGCGGAGGAGCAGCCGTACCGCTGCCTGCTGTGCGGCCAGACCTTCTCGCAGCAGCCCAGCCTGGTGCGGCACCAGAAGGCACACGCCGGGTCGGGCCGCGCGGCTGCCTTCGTGTGCCCCGAGTGCGGCAAGGCCTTCAGCGTCAAGCACAACCTCGAG ATGCGGAGTGGGCAGGATCCTATGACCCGGTAGGTGCAGGACCCATCTGGACATGGAGACCAGGAATGGGGTGCCGTGGGGGCCTGGCTGGCACTGCACCTGGGCATGAGGGCACATCCAGTAAGAAGACCTGCCTCAAGAGGTGCACTGCGGTGACCAGTGGAGGTGACTGGTTGGAGACTGGAATTGGTGGCAGATTCCAAGCTCTGGTGGACAGATTCCCCAGGCCTGGTGGGAATCGCAGCTGGGGCAGACCTCATCCTGGCTGCCTGGCCACAGGCCCCCACTGTCTGCCACTGGTGGTAGGATGTTGCTTGTGTGGAGAGCTGGCTTCTCTGCCCCCACCTGGTCCACCACTTGGCTAG